A window from Ignavibacteriota bacterium encodes these proteins:
- a CDS encoding 2-oxoglutarate oxidoreductase, which produces MVQEIVQELDAASLEGMECVYERPGTLSEARFHYCPGCGHSVVHRVLMEVIEEMGIAENTIGVAPVGCSVFAYHYMNIDMQEAAHGRASAVATAVKRIHPDKYVFSYQGDGDLAAIGTAETIHTCNRGENILMVFINNAIYGMTGGQMAPTSLMGMKTSTSPAGRTRETAGFPLKIADMVALLPGVSYVTRQSVHTPNAVRQLKKALTKSFGWQKQGSGTCFVEVVSNCPSGWKMTPIQANKWLVDSMFPMYPPGDIKVPA; this is translated from the coding sequence ATGGTCCAGGAGATCGTGCAGGAACTCGATGCGGCATCCCTCGAAGGGATGGAGTGCGTGTATGAACGGCCCGGCACCCTGTCCGAGGCGCGGTTCCACTATTGCCCGGGGTGCGGCCACAGTGTGGTCCACCGCGTGCTGATGGAAGTGATCGAAGAGATGGGGATCGCGGAGAACACCATCGGTGTTGCACCGGTCGGGTGCTCGGTGTTCGCCTATCACTATATGAATATCGACATGCAGGAAGCGGCGCATGGTCGCGCCAGTGCCGTGGCGACGGCGGTGAAGCGCATCCATCCCGACAAGTATGTCTTCTCCTACCAGGGCGACGGTGATCTTGCGGCGATCGGCACCGCCGAAACGATCCACACCTGCAATCGTGGCGAGAATATCCTGATGGTGTTCATCAACAATGCCATTTACGGGATGACCGGCGGGCAGATGGCCCCCACCTCCCTGATGGGCATGAAGACCTCGACATCGCCTGCGGGGCGCACCCGGGAAACAGCCGGATTCCCGCTGAAGATCGCGGACATGGTCGCCCTCCTTCCGGGTGTCTCGTATGTGACCCGGCAGTCGGTGCATACCCCGAACGCCGTGCGGCAGTTGAAGAAGGCGCTGACGAAGTCGTTCGGCTGGCAGAAGCAAGGCTCCGGCACGTGCTTCGTTGAGGTCGTCTCCAACTGTCCGTCGGGATGGAAGATGACCCCGATCCAGGCGAACAAGTGGCTTGTGGACAGTATGTTCCCGATGTATCCTCCCGGCGACATCAAAGTGCCGGCGTAA
- a CDS encoding 2-oxoacid:acceptor oxidoreductase family protein, translating to MAHELLIAGFGGQGVLSMGMTLAYAGMIEGKEVTWMPSYGPEMRGGTANCIVIVSDDPIDSPVVTTFDTVIALNQPSMDKFEHAVRPGGLLLYDATSIIIPPKRTDCTVLGIRASDEAVKLKNTKVLNMIVLGAFLERTRVLEMPAILKALRKVLPERYHHLLPVNEQALTRGRALAGETVVA from the coding sequence ATGGCACATGAACTCTTGATCGCTGGCTTCGGCGGGCAGGGTGTGCTCTCCATGGGTATGACTCTCGCGTACGCCGGCATGATCGAAGGCAAAGAAGTGACCTGGATGCCGTCGTACGGACCCGAGATGCGTGGCGGCACGGCGAACTGCATCGTGATCGTCTCCGATGACCCGATTGATTCCCCGGTGGTGACGACGTTCGATACGGTGATCGCGTTGAACCAGCCGTCCATGGACAAGTTCGAACACGCGGTCCGTCCGGGAGGGTTGCTGCTGTACGATGCGACCAGCATCATCATCCCCCCGAAGCGAACCGACTGCACGGTGCTCGGTATCCGGGCCAGTGATGAGGCCGTGAAACTGAAGAACACGAAAGTATTGAATATGATCGTCCTCGGTGCCTTCCTGGAACGTACACGCGTTCTGGAGATGCCGGCGATCCTGAAAGCGCTCCGCAAAGTGCTTCCCGAACGGTATCATCACCTGTTGCCGGTCAATGAGCAGGCGTTGACACGCGGCAGGGCCCTGGCGGGGGAAACAGTGGTGGCATAG
- a CDS encoding CoA transferase, producing MTQKAQLLGGIRVLDMTNVLSGPFATLHLALLGAEVIKIENPTDGDLARKLGSVPKYNQMLMGTSFLAQNANKRSLTLNLKAPEGKEIFKKLIGTADVLVENFRPDVMGRLGLSYDVLRAINPRLIYCGISGFGQSGPDALKPAYDQIIQGLSGEMAINGDDRLSPLRAGFPVCDTVGGLNAAFAIMAALYHREHTGEGQSIDVALLDSIMPLMGWVVANLMIGKQTPVLMGNDNFTAAPSGVFVTRDGYINIAANKQEQWEAVTDVLGVPELKADPRFQERDTRKKNRKALTPLLEARLKENDTAYWVEVLNKHDVPSGAILTLDQAVHQPQVEHRSTFTTLEVEGIGAIPLFNMTAKFEKTPGMVTAPPPRLGEHTAEVLRGIGLDDAQIAALREKKVI from the coding sequence ATGACACAGAAAGCGCAGTTGCTTGGCGGTATCCGGGTACTGGACATGACGAATGTCCTCTCCGGCCCATTCGCTACACTCCACCTTGCCCTCCTCGGGGCGGAGGTGATCAAGATCGAGAATCCCACGGACGGCGATCTGGCCCGGAAGCTGGGGTCGGTGCCGAAATACAATCAGATGCTGATGGGCACGAGTTTCCTGGCCCAGAATGCGAATAAGCGCTCCCTCACGCTCAACCTGAAGGCTCCGGAAGGGAAGGAGATCTTCAAGAAGCTCATCGGGACAGCAGATGTGCTTGTGGAGAACTTCCGGCCGGATGTGATGGGCAGGCTCGGCCTTTCCTACGACGTCCTCCGCGCGATCAATCCGCGCCTTATTTACTGCGGGATCTCGGGATTCGGGCAATCCGGTCCTGATGCGCTCAAACCCGCGTACGACCAGATCATCCAGGGGCTGAGTGGTGAGATGGCCATCAACGGTGATGACCGGCTCAGCCCGCTCCGTGCCGGATTCCCCGTGTGCGATACGGTCGGTGGGTTGAATGCCGCATTCGCCATCATGGCAGCCCTCTATCACCGCGAGCACACCGGTGAAGGCCAGAGCATCGATGTCGCCCTTCTGGATTCCATCATGCCGCTCATGGGGTGGGTTGTGGCGAACCTCATGATAGGGAAGCAGACCCCCGTATTGATGGGGAACGACAATTTCACGGCTGCGCCCTCGGGAGTGTTCGTGACCCGGGATGGGTACATCAACATCGCGGCGAACAAGCAGGAGCAGTGGGAGGCCGTGACGGACGTCCTGGGCGTGCCGGAGCTGAAGGCCGATCCGCGCTTTCAGGAGAGGGATACGCGCAAGAAGAACCGCAAAGCCCTGACGCCCCTTCTCGAAGCCAGGCTGAAAGAGAACGATACGGCGTACTGGGTCGAGGTGCTGAACAAGCACGACGTTCCTTCGGGGGCCATTTTGACCCTCGACCAGGCGGTGCACCAGCCCCAGGTGGAACACAGGAGCACCTTCACGACGTTAGAAGTAGAGGGGATCGGTGCGATCCCGCTCTTCAATATGACGGCGAAGTTCGAGAAGACCCCGGGGATGGTCACGGCCCCGCCGCCCCGGCTCGGCGAGCACACCGCAGAGGTCCTGCGCGGCATCGGGTTGGACGACGCGCAGATCGCCGCGCTGAGAGAAAAGAAAGTGATATAA
- a CDS encoding 3-methyl-2-oxobutanoate dehydrogenase subunit VorB: MKGNEALAEAAIRAGCQAYFGYPITPQSEVLEYLAGEGRTRGMIVLQAESEVASINMVYGAAGAGARVMTSSSSPGVSLMMEGISYIACAELPCLIVNVSRGGPGLGTIQPSQGDYFQSVKGGGHGDYRLIVLAPSSVQEMAGFVYDAFDLADRYRNPVMILADGALGQMMEKVEFPDYDPAAHVVPKPWATTGKPATRPANVITSLHMLAEQMEEVNHKLQAKYRLIEEQEVRYELLGTDDAEYLIVAFGLAARIAHRAVQVARANGHRVGLIRPITLFPYPTAIIRSLSERMKGVLVVEMNAGQMVEDVRLAVEGRVPVRFYGRMGGVIPSPDEVAQAVENMVSQTSGVTMEAR, from the coding sequence ATGAAAGGAAACGAAGCGCTGGCAGAAGCCGCGATCCGCGCCGGATGCCAGGCGTACTTCGGCTATCCCATCACTCCCCAGTCTGAGGTCCTCGAGTATCTCGCCGGTGAAGGACGGACGCGCGGCATGATCGTGCTCCAGGCGGAGAGTGAAGTTGCGTCCATCAATATGGTGTACGGCGCAGCCGGGGCGGGTGCACGGGTCATGACATCCTCCTCCAGTCCGGGTGTGAGCCTGATGATGGAAGGGATCTCGTACATTGCGTGCGCGGAGCTCCCGTGCCTCATCGTGAACGTGAGCCGTGGCGGGCCGGGCCTCGGCACCATCCAGCCGTCGCAGGGCGATTACTTCCAGTCCGTCAAAGGCGGCGGGCACGGCGACTACCGGCTGATCGTCCTTGCGCCGTCCAGCGTCCAGGAAATGGCAGGGTTCGTGTACGATGCATTCGATCTGGCCGACCGCTACCGGAATCCCGTGATGATCCTTGCCGATGGTGCACTCGGACAGATGATGGAGAAGGTGGAGTTCCCCGACTACGATCCTGCGGCCCATGTCGTGCCGAAGCCGTGGGCGACCACGGGCAAGCCGGCCACGCGTCCCGCCAACGTGATCACATCGCTGCATATGCTGGCCGAGCAAATGGAAGAAGTGAATCATAAGCTGCAGGCCAAGTATCGTTTGATCGAAGAGCAGGAGGTACGGTATGAGCTTCTCGGGACGGACGATGCGGAGTATCTGATCGTTGCCTTCGGACTTGCGGCGCGCATCGCGCACCGTGCGGTACAGGTTGCGCGTGCGAACGGCCACCGCGTCGGCCTGATCCGTCCGATCACCCTCTTCCCGTATCCCACGGCGATCATCCGTTCGTTGTCGGAGCGAATGAAAGGTGTGCTGGTCGTGGAGATGAATGCCGGACAGATGGTCGAGGATGTGCGCCTTGCGGTGGAAGGCCGTGTTCCGGTCCGGTTCTATGGCAGGATGGGCGGCGTCATTCCGTCGCCCGATGAAGTTGCCCAGGCGGTGGAGAACATGGTAAGTCAGACATCCGGTGTAACCATGGAGGCACGCTGA
- a CDS encoding ferredoxin family protein has translation MAKGSVKFDIETCKGCELCIEACPQGSVKLSDNINSQGYHYAVLVQDNCTGCTNCALVCPDAVITVYRETKKTRVPVAKITNVTENITVTLTDERK, from the coding sequence ATGGCAAAGGGCAGCGTGAAGTTCGACATCGAGACCTGCAAAGGGTGCGAGCTCTGTATCGAGGCGTGCCCGCAGGGCAGCGTCAAACTCTCCGATAACATCAATTCCCAGGGATATCACTACGCGGTGCTGGTGCAGGACAACTGCACCGGGTGCACGAATTGCGCGCTGGTATGCCCTGATGCCGTCATCACCGTGTACCGCGAGACGAAGAAGACGCGGGTGCCCGTGGCAAAGATCACGAACGTGACGGAGAATATCACCGTGACCCTGACCGACGAAAGGAAATAG
- a CDS encoding hydroxymethylglutaryl-CoA lyase translates to MSTPRLVIHEVGLRDGLQMEHETVPTATKLRWLKALAATGVDIIQAGSFVHPTRVPQMADTDALFRDLMAPGGLPSGVVLSGLVLNEKGLERGLACGVRMFCMGVSASETHSQKNTGMSVAEATTRIIATAQQAIAAQCAVQVSVQSAFGCGFEGAVPEDRVLGIVRRYLDAGLTNISLADTAGHAAPDAVERLFAAVRAMDARAELTCHFHNTYGMAVANCIAALRAGVTAFESSVAGLGGCPFTKVAGGNVCTEDLVHMFQRMGERTDIQLDGIIAVAREVAEYFHRDMPGMIYKTGPIRSTQG, encoded by the coding sequence ATGAGCACTCCCCGGTTGGTGATCCACGAGGTCGGGTTGCGTGATGGGCTCCAGATGGAGCACGAGACCGTCCCTACCGCAACAAAGCTCCGTTGGCTGAAAGCACTCGCTGCCACGGGGGTCGATATCATCCAGGCAGGCTCCTTCGTTCATCCGACGCGTGTCCCCCAGATGGCGGATACGGATGCGCTGTTCCGTGACCTCATGGCGCCGGGCGGCCTGCCGTCCGGCGTGGTCCTCTCCGGTCTCGTCCTCAACGAGAAAGGATTGGAGCGGGGATTGGCGTGCGGCGTGCGGATGTTCTGCATGGGCGTATCTGCGAGCGAGACGCACAGCCAGAAGAACACCGGAATGTCCGTTGCCGAGGCGACCACGCGCATCATTGCCACGGCGCAGCAAGCCATCGCCGCGCAGTGTGCTGTGCAAGTCTCGGTGCAGTCGGCGTTCGGCTGCGGCTTTGAGGGCGCTGTGCCGGAAGACCGTGTGCTCGGCATCGTTCGCCGGTACCTGGATGCCGGGTTGACGAATATCAGCCTTGCGGATACTGCGGGCCACGCCGCCCCCGATGCGGTGGAGCGATTGTTCGCGGCGGTCCGCGCAATGGACGCCCGGGCAGAACTCACCTGCCATTTTCATAACACCTATGGTATGGCGGTCGCGAATTGCATCGCCGCGCTGCGGGCGGGCGTGACAGCTTTTGAATCGTCCGTGGCCGGACTCGGCGGCTGTCCGTTCACGAAGGTCGCCGGCGGCAATGTGTGCACCGAGGACCTCGTGCACATGTTCCAGAGGATGGGCGAGCGTACCGATATACAACTCGACGGGATCATCGCCGTGGCACGTGAGGTGGCGGAGTACTTTCACCGCGACATGCCGGGGATGATCTACAAAACAGGACCCATTCGATCGACACAGGGATGA